A single region of the Lacerta agilis isolate rLacAgi1 chromosome 9, rLacAgi1.pri, whole genome shotgun sequence genome encodes:
- the KLHL2 gene encoding kelch-like protein 2 isoform X4, whose protein sequence is MEMLLLQPLGQNLLCDVTIVAEDMEIAAHRVVLAACSPYFHAMFTGEMSESQAKRVRIKEVDGWTLKMLIEYVYTAEIQLTEENVQVLLPAASLLQLQDVKKSCCDFLETQLHPVNCLGFRAFADMHACTDLLNKANTYAEQHFTEVVLCEEFLNLDVEQVCSLISSDKLTITSEEKVFEAVIAWVNHDKDVRQELMARLMEHVRLPLLSREYLVQRVEEEPLVKNSSACKDYLIEAMKYHLLPLEQRALMKTTRTRLRTPACLPKLMVVVGGQAPKAIRSVECYDFKEERWHQVAELPSRRCRAEPSLSGVVYMSGLVFAVGGFNGSLRVRTVDSYDPVKDQWTSVASMQDRRSTLGAAVLNGLLYAVGGFDGSTGLSSVEAYNMKTNEWFHVTPMNTRRSSVGVGVVGGMLYAVGGYDGASRQCLSTVECYNYSSNEWSYVAEMGTRRSGAGVGVLNNLLYAVGGHDGPLVRKSVEVYDPTINTWKQVADMNMCRRNAGVCAVNGLLYVVGGDDGSCNLATVEYYNPTTDKWTVVSSCMSTGRSYAGVTVIDKPL, encoded by the exons atggagatgctgctgctgcagccgttGGG TCAAAACTTGCTGTGTGATGTGACAATAGTAGCTGAAGACATGGAAATTGCAGCTCATAGAGTTGTGTTAGCAGCTTGCAGCCCATACTTCCATGCTATGTTTACAG GTGAAATGAGCGAGAGTCAGGCAAAGAGAGTTCGAATAAAGGAAGTTGATGGATGGACCCTTAAGATGCTCATTGAATATGTTTACACTGCTGAAATTCAGCTTACAGAGGAAAATGTACAG GTACTTCTCCCGGCAGCTAGTCTGTTGCAGTTGCAGGATGTAAAGAAGAGCTGCTGTGATTTTCTGGAAACCCAACTTCATCCTGTGAACTGTTTAGGCTTTCGCGCTTTTGCtgacatgcatgcatgcacagatcTTCTGAACAAGGCCAACACTTATGCAG AGCAGCACTTTACTGAAGTTGTACTTTGTGAGGAATTTCTGAACCTCGATGTAGAACAGGTGTGCAGCTTAATATCCAGTGACAAACTTACAATAACGTCCGAGGAAAAG GTGTTTGAAGCGGTGATCGCATGGGTCAACCACGACAAAGATGTGCGACAGGAGCTCATGGCACGCCTGATGGAACATGTCCGCCTGCCATTGCTCTCCCGAGAGTATTTGGTTCAG AGAGTCGAAGAGGAACCGCTTGTTAAAAACAGCAGTGCGTGTAAGGATTACCTCATTGAAGCGATGAAGTACCATTTGTTGCCACTTGAGCAAAGGGCTCTGATGAAGACCACACGAACAAGGCTGCGAACACCAGCCTGCCTTCCAAAA CTGATGGTGGTGGTCGGAGGACAAGCACCCAAAGCCATCCGCAGCGTGGAGTGTTACGATTTTAAGGAAGAACGGTGGCACCAAGTTGCTGAGCTGCCTTCTAGAAGATGCAGAGCAG AACCTTCTCTTTCAGGAGTGGTATACATGAGCGGTCTTGTCTTTGCCGTTGGTGGTTTCAACGGCTCCTTGCGGGTTCGTACGGTGGATTCATATGATCCCGTGAAGGACCAATGGACAAGTGTTGCTAGCATGCAAGACAGAAGAAGCACTTTGGGGGCTGCTGTATTAAACGGACTTCTGTATGCTGTGGGAGGATTTGATGGAAGTACAG GTCTGTCATCAGTAGAAGCCTATAATATGAAGACTAATGAATGGTTTCATGTAACTCCAATGAACACAAGGAGAAGTAGTGTTGGTGTAGGTGTAGTTGGAG GTATGCTGTATGCCGTCGGTGGCTATGATGGTGCATCACGTCAGTGCCTTAGTACAGTGGAGTGTTATAACTACAGTTCAAATGAATGGAGCTATGTTGCAGAGATGGGCACTAGACGTAGCGGAGCAG GTGTCGGTGTCTTAAACAACTTATTGTATGCAGTAGGTGGTCATGATGGTCCTTTAGTCAGAAAAAGTGTTGAGGTGTATGATCCCACCATCAACACATGGAAACAGGTTGCAGATATGAACATGTGTAGGAGAAATGCAG GGGTTTGTGCTGTCAATGGGCTCTTATATGTAGTTGGAGGAGATGATGGTTCCTGTAACTTGGCAACAGTGGAATATTATAACCCTACAACAGATAAGTGGACGGTGGTATCGTCATGTATGAGTACAGGAAGAAGCTATGCAG gtGTTACAGTTATTGACAAGCCATTGTGA
- the KLHL2 gene encoding kelch-like protein 2 isoform X5, whose product MSESQAKRVRIKEVDGWTLKMLIEYVYTAEIQLTEENVQVLLPAASLLQLQDVKKSCCDFLETQLHPVNCLGFRAFADMHACTDLLNKANTYAEQHFTEVVLCEEFLNLDVEQVCSLISSDKLTITSEEKVFEAVIAWVNHDKDVRQELMARLMEHVRLPLLSREYLVQRVEEEPLVKNSSACKDYLIEAMKYHLLPLEQRALMKTTRTRLRTPACLPKLMVVVGGQAPKAIRSVECYDFKEERWHQVAELPSRRCRAEPSLSGVVYMSGLVFAVGGFNGSLRVRTVDSYDPVKDQWTSVASMQDRRSTLGAAVLNGLLYAVGGFDGSTGLSSVEAYNMKTNEWFHVTPMNTRRSSVGVGVVGGMLYAVGGYDGASRQCLSTVECYNYSSNEWSYVAEMGTRRSGAGVGVLNNLLYAVGGHDGPLVRKSVEVYDPTINTWKQVADMNMCRRNAGVCAVNGLLYVVGGDDGSCNLATVEYYNPTTDKWTVVSSCMSTGRSYAGVTVIDKPL is encoded by the exons ATGAGCGAGAGTCAGGCAAAGAGAGTTCGAATAAAGGAAGTTGATGGATGGACCCTTAAGATGCTCATTGAATATGTTTACACTGCTGAAATTCAGCTTACAGAGGAAAATGTACAG GTACTTCTCCCGGCAGCTAGTCTGTTGCAGTTGCAGGATGTAAAGAAGAGCTGCTGTGATTTTCTGGAAACCCAACTTCATCCTGTGAACTGTTTAGGCTTTCGCGCTTTTGCtgacatgcatgcatgcacagatcTTCTGAACAAGGCCAACACTTATGCAG AGCAGCACTTTACTGAAGTTGTACTTTGTGAGGAATTTCTGAACCTCGATGTAGAACAGGTGTGCAGCTTAATATCCAGTGACAAACTTACAATAACGTCCGAGGAAAAG GTGTTTGAAGCGGTGATCGCATGGGTCAACCACGACAAAGATGTGCGACAGGAGCTCATGGCACGCCTGATGGAACATGTCCGCCTGCCATTGCTCTCCCGAGAGTATTTGGTTCAG AGAGTCGAAGAGGAACCGCTTGTTAAAAACAGCAGTGCGTGTAAGGATTACCTCATTGAAGCGATGAAGTACCATTTGTTGCCACTTGAGCAAAGGGCTCTGATGAAGACCACACGAACAAGGCTGCGAACACCAGCCTGCCTTCCAAAA CTGATGGTGGTGGTCGGAGGACAAGCACCCAAAGCCATCCGCAGCGTGGAGTGTTACGATTTTAAGGAAGAACGGTGGCACCAAGTTGCTGAGCTGCCTTCTAGAAGATGCAGAGCAG AACCTTCTCTTTCAGGAGTGGTATACATGAGCGGTCTTGTCTTTGCCGTTGGTGGTTTCAACGGCTCCTTGCGGGTTCGTACGGTGGATTCATATGATCCCGTGAAGGACCAATGGACAAGTGTTGCTAGCATGCAAGACAGAAGAAGCACTTTGGGGGCTGCTGTATTAAACGGACTTCTGTATGCTGTGGGAGGATTTGATGGAAGTACAG GTCTGTCATCAGTAGAAGCCTATAATATGAAGACTAATGAATGGTTTCATGTAACTCCAATGAACACAAGGAGAAGTAGTGTTGGTGTAGGTGTAGTTGGAG GTATGCTGTATGCCGTCGGTGGCTATGATGGTGCATCACGTCAGTGCCTTAGTACAGTGGAGTGTTATAACTACAGTTCAAATGAATGGAGCTATGTTGCAGAGATGGGCACTAGACGTAGCGGAGCAG GTGTCGGTGTCTTAAACAACTTATTGTATGCAGTAGGTGGTCATGATGGTCCTTTAGTCAGAAAAAGTGTTGAGGTGTATGATCCCACCATCAACACATGGAAACAGGTTGCAGATATGAACATGTGTAGGAGAAATGCAG GGGTTTGTGCTGTCAATGGGCTCTTATATGTAGTTGGAGGAGATGATGGTTCCTGTAACTTGGCAACAGTGGAATATTATAACCCTACAACAGATAAGTGGACGGTGGTATCGTCATGTATGAGTACAGGAAGAAGCTATGCAG gtGTTACAGTTATTGACAAGCCATTGTGA
- the KLHL2 gene encoding kelch-like protein 2 isoform X2, which produces MEMLLLQPLGCTKLCQQKPLDLKDDNTEKHCPVTVNPWHMKNAFKVMNELRSQNLLCDVTIVAEDMEIAAHRVVLAACSPYFHAMFTGEMSESQAKRVRIKEVDGWTLKMLIEYVYTAEIQLTEENVQVLLPAASLLQLQDVKKSCCDFLETQLHPVNCLGFRAFADMHACTDLLNKANTYAEQHFTEVVLCEEFLNLDVEQVCSLISSDKLTITSEEKVFEAVIAWVNHDKDVRQELMARLMEHVRLPLLSREYLVQRVEEEPLVKNSSACKDYLIEAMKYHLLPLEQRALMKTTRTRLRTPACLPKLMVVVGGQAPKAIRSVECYDFKEERWHQVAELPSRRCRAGVVYMSGLVFAVGGFNGSLRVRTVDSYDPVKDQWTSVASMQDRRSTLGAAVLNGLLYAVGGFDGSTGLSSVEAYNMKTNEWFHVTPMNTRRSSVGVGVVGGMLYAVGGYDGASRQCLSTVECYNYSSNEWSYVAEMGTRRSGAGVGVLNNLLYAVGGHDGPLVRKSVEVYDPTINTWKQVADMNMCRRNAGVCAVNGLLYVVGGDDGSCNLATVEYYNPTTDKWTVVSSCMSTGRSYAGVTVIDKPL; this is translated from the exons atggagatgctgctgctgcagccgttGGG ATGTACCAAACTGTGCCAGCAGAAACCTCTGGATCTGAAAGATGATAATACTGAAAAACACTGTCCTGTTACAGTGAATCCTTGGCATATGAAGAACGCTTTCAAAGTTATGAATGAATTAAGAAG TCAAAACTTGCTGTGTGATGTGACAATAGTAGCTGAAGACATGGAAATTGCAGCTCATAGAGTTGTGTTAGCAGCTTGCAGCCCATACTTCCATGCTATGTTTACAG GTGAAATGAGCGAGAGTCAGGCAAAGAGAGTTCGAATAAAGGAAGTTGATGGATGGACCCTTAAGATGCTCATTGAATATGTTTACACTGCTGAAATTCAGCTTACAGAGGAAAATGTACAG GTACTTCTCCCGGCAGCTAGTCTGTTGCAGTTGCAGGATGTAAAGAAGAGCTGCTGTGATTTTCTGGAAACCCAACTTCATCCTGTGAACTGTTTAGGCTTTCGCGCTTTTGCtgacatgcatgcatgcacagatcTTCTGAACAAGGCCAACACTTATGCAG AGCAGCACTTTACTGAAGTTGTACTTTGTGAGGAATTTCTGAACCTCGATGTAGAACAGGTGTGCAGCTTAATATCCAGTGACAAACTTACAATAACGTCCGAGGAAAAG GTGTTTGAAGCGGTGATCGCATGGGTCAACCACGACAAAGATGTGCGACAGGAGCTCATGGCACGCCTGATGGAACATGTCCGCCTGCCATTGCTCTCCCGAGAGTATTTGGTTCAG AGAGTCGAAGAGGAACCGCTTGTTAAAAACAGCAGTGCGTGTAAGGATTACCTCATTGAAGCGATGAAGTACCATTTGTTGCCACTTGAGCAAAGGGCTCTGATGAAGACCACACGAACAAGGCTGCGAACACCAGCCTGCCTTCCAAAA CTGATGGTGGTGGTCGGAGGACAAGCACCCAAAGCCATCCGCAGCGTGGAGTGTTACGATTTTAAGGAAGAACGGTGGCACCAAGTTGCTGAGCTGCCTTCTAGAAGATGCAGAGCAG GAGTGGTATACATGAGCGGTCTTGTCTTTGCCGTTGGTGGTTTCAACGGCTCCTTGCGGGTTCGTACGGTGGATTCATATGATCCCGTGAAGGACCAATGGACAAGTGTTGCTAGCATGCAAGACAGAAGAAGCACTTTGGGGGCTGCTGTATTAAACGGACTTCTGTATGCTGTGGGAGGATTTGATGGAAGTACAG GTCTGTCATCAGTAGAAGCCTATAATATGAAGACTAATGAATGGTTTCATGTAACTCCAATGAACACAAGGAGAAGTAGTGTTGGTGTAGGTGTAGTTGGAG GTATGCTGTATGCCGTCGGTGGCTATGATGGTGCATCACGTCAGTGCCTTAGTACAGTGGAGTGTTATAACTACAGTTCAAATGAATGGAGCTATGTTGCAGAGATGGGCACTAGACGTAGCGGAGCAG GTGTCGGTGTCTTAAACAACTTATTGTATGCAGTAGGTGGTCATGATGGTCCTTTAGTCAGAAAAAGTGTTGAGGTGTATGATCCCACCATCAACACATGGAAACAGGTTGCAGATATGAACATGTGTAGGAGAAATGCAG GGGTTTGTGCTGTCAATGGGCTCTTATATGTAGTTGGAGGAGATGATGGTTCCTGTAACTTGGCAACAGTGGAATATTATAACCCTACAACAGATAAGTGGACGGTGGTATCGTCATGTATGAGTACAGGAAGAAGCTATGCAG gtGTTACAGTTATTGACAAGCCATTGTGA
- the KLHL2 gene encoding kelch-like protein 2 isoform X3: protein MKNAFKVMNELRSQNLLCDVTIVAEDMEIAAHRVVLAACSPYFHAMFTGEMSESQAKRVRIKEVDGWTLKMLIEYVYTAEIQLTEENVQVLLPAASLLQLQDVKKSCCDFLETQLHPVNCLGFRAFADMHACTDLLNKANTYAEQHFTEVVLCEEFLNLDVEQVCSLISSDKLTITSEEKVFEAVIAWVNHDKDVRQELMARLMEHVRLPLLSREYLVQRVEEEPLVKNSSACKDYLIEAMKYHLLPLEQRALMKTTRTRLRTPACLPKLMVVVGGQAPKAIRSVECYDFKEERWHQVAELPSRRCRAEPSLSGVVYMSGLVFAVGGFNGSLRVRTVDSYDPVKDQWTSVASMQDRRSTLGAAVLNGLLYAVGGFDGSTGLSSVEAYNMKTNEWFHVTPMNTRRSSVGVGVVGGMLYAVGGYDGASRQCLSTVECYNYSSNEWSYVAEMGTRRSGAGVGVLNNLLYAVGGHDGPLVRKSVEVYDPTINTWKQVADMNMCRRNAGVCAVNGLLYVVGGDDGSCNLATVEYYNPTTDKWTVVSSCMSTGRSYAGVTVIDKPL from the exons ATGAAGAACGCTTTCAAAGTTATGAATGAATTAAGAAG TCAAAACTTGCTGTGTGATGTGACAATAGTAGCTGAAGACATGGAAATTGCAGCTCATAGAGTTGTGTTAGCAGCTTGCAGCCCATACTTCCATGCTATGTTTACAG GTGAAATGAGCGAGAGTCAGGCAAAGAGAGTTCGAATAAAGGAAGTTGATGGATGGACCCTTAAGATGCTCATTGAATATGTTTACACTGCTGAAATTCAGCTTACAGAGGAAAATGTACAG GTACTTCTCCCGGCAGCTAGTCTGTTGCAGTTGCAGGATGTAAAGAAGAGCTGCTGTGATTTTCTGGAAACCCAACTTCATCCTGTGAACTGTTTAGGCTTTCGCGCTTTTGCtgacatgcatgcatgcacagatcTTCTGAACAAGGCCAACACTTATGCAG AGCAGCACTTTACTGAAGTTGTACTTTGTGAGGAATTTCTGAACCTCGATGTAGAACAGGTGTGCAGCTTAATATCCAGTGACAAACTTACAATAACGTCCGAGGAAAAG GTGTTTGAAGCGGTGATCGCATGGGTCAACCACGACAAAGATGTGCGACAGGAGCTCATGGCACGCCTGATGGAACATGTCCGCCTGCCATTGCTCTCCCGAGAGTATTTGGTTCAG AGAGTCGAAGAGGAACCGCTTGTTAAAAACAGCAGTGCGTGTAAGGATTACCTCATTGAAGCGATGAAGTACCATTTGTTGCCACTTGAGCAAAGGGCTCTGATGAAGACCACACGAACAAGGCTGCGAACACCAGCCTGCCTTCCAAAA CTGATGGTGGTGGTCGGAGGACAAGCACCCAAAGCCATCCGCAGCGTGGAGTGTTACGATTTTAAGGAAGAACGGTGGCACCAAGTTGCTGAGCTGCCTTCTAGAAGATGCAGAGCAG AACCTTCTCTTTCAGGAGTGGTATACATGAGCGGTCTTGTCTTTGCCGTTGGTGGTTTCAACGGCTCCTTGCGGGTTCGTACGGTGGATTCATATGATCCCGTGAAGGACCAATGGACAAGTGTTGCTAGCATGCAAGACAGAAGAAGCACTTTGGGGGCTGCTGTATTAAACGGACTTCTGTATGCTGTGGGAGGATTTGATGGAAGTACAG GTCTGTCATCAGTAGAAGCCTATAATATGAAGACTAATGAATGGTTTCATGTAACTCCAATGAACACAAGGAGAAGTAGTGTTGGTGTAGGTGTAGTTGGAG GTATGCTGTATGCCGTCGGTGGCTATGATGGTGCATCACGTCAGTGCCTTAGTACAGTGGAGTGTTATAACTACAGTTCAAATGAATGGAGCTATGTTGCAGAGATGGGCACTAGACGTAGCGGAGCAG GTGTCGGTGTCTTAAACAACTTATTGTATGCAGTAGGTGGTCATGATGGTCCTTTAGTCAGAAAAAGTGTTGAGGTGTATGATCCCACCATCAACACATGGAAACAGGTTGCAGATATGAACATGTGTAGGAGAAATGCAG GGGTTTGTGCTGTCAATGGGCTCTTATATGTAGTTGGAGGAGATGATGGTTCCTGTAACTTGGCAACAGTGGAATATTATAACCCTACAACAGATAAGTGGACGGTGGTATCGTCATGTATGAGTACAGGAAGAAGCTATGCAG gtGTTACAGTTATTGACAAGCCATTGTGA
- the KLHL2 gene encoding kelch-like protein 2 isoform X1: MEMLLLQPLGCTKLCQQKPLDLKDDNTEKHCPVTVNPWHMKNAFKVMNELRSQNLLCDVTIVAEDMEIAAHRVVLAACSPYFHAMFTGEMSESQAKRVRIKEVDGWTLKMLIEYVYTAEIQLTEENVQVLLPAASLLQLQDVKKSCCDFLETQLHPVNCLGFRAFADMHACTDLLNKANTYAEQHFTEVVLCEEFLNLDVEQVCSLISSDKLTITSEEKVFEAVIAWVNHDKDVRQELMARLMEHVRLPLLSREYLVQRVEEEPLVKNSSACKDYLIEAMKYHLLPLEQRALMKTTRTRLRTPACLPKLMVVVGGQAPKAIRSVECYDFKEERWHQVAELPSRRCRAEPSLSGVVYMSGLVFAVGGFNGSLRVRTVDSYDPVKDQWTSVASMQDRRSTLGAAVLNGLLYAVGGFDGSTGLSSVEAYNMKTNEWFHVTPMNTRRSSVGVGVVGGMLYAVGGYDGASRQCLSTVECYNYSSNEWSYVAEMGTRRSGAGVGVLNNLLYAVGGHDGPLVRKSVEVYDPTINTWKQVADMNMCRRNAGVCAVNGLLYVVGGDDGSCNLATVEYYNPTTDKWTVVSSCMSTGRSYAGVTVIDKPL; the protein is encoded by the exons atggagatgctgctgctgcagccgttGGG ATGTACCAAACTGTGCCAGCAGAAACCTCTGGATCTGAAAGATGATAATACTGAAAAACACTGTCCTGTTACAGTGAATCCTTGGCATATGAAGAACGCTTTCAAAGTTATGAATGAATTAAGAAG TCAAAACTTGCTGTGTGATGTGACAATAGTAGCTGAAGACATGGAAATTGCAGCTCATAGAGTTGTGTTAGCAGCTTGCAGCCCATACTTCCATGCTATGTTTACAG GTGAAATGAGCGAGAGTCAGGCAAAGAGAGTTCGAATAAAGGAAGTTGATGGATGGACCCTTAAGATGCTCATTGAATATGTTTACACTGCTGAAATTCAGCTTACAGAGGAAAATGTACAG GTACTTCTCCCGGCAGCTAGTCTGTTGCAGTTGCAGGATGTAAAGAAGAGCTGCTGTGATTTTCTGGAAACCCAACTTCATCCTGTGAACTGTTTAGGCTTTCGCGCTTTTGCtgacatgcatgcatgcacagatcTTCTGAACAAGGCCAACACTTATGCAG AGCAGCACTTTACTGAAGTTGTACTTTGTGAGGAATTTCTGAACCTCGATGTAGAACAGGTGTGCAGCTTAATATCCAGTGACAAACTTACAATAACGTCCGAGGAAAAG GTGTTTGAAGCGGTGATCGCATGGGTCAACCACGACAAAGATGTGCGACAGGAGCTCATGGCACGCCTGATGGAACATGTCCGCCTGCCATTGCTCTCCCGAGAGTATTTGGTTCAG AGAGTCGAAGAGGAACCGCTTGTTAAAAACAGCAGTGCGTGTAAGGATTACCTCATTGAAGCGATGAAGTACCATTTGTTGCCACTTGAGCAAAGGGCTCTGATGAAGACCACACGAACAAGGCTGCGAACACCAGCCTGCCTTCCAAAA CTGATGGTGGTGGTCGGAGGACAAGCACCCAAAGCCATCCGCAGCGTGGAGTGTTACGATTTTAAGGAAGAACGGTGGCACCAAGTTGCTGAGCTGCCTTCTAGAAGATGCAGAGCAG AACCTTCTCTTTCAGGAGTGGTATACATGAGCGGTCTTGTCTTTGCCGTTGGTGGTTTCAACGGCTCCTTGCGGGTTCGTACGGTGGATTCATATGATCCCGTGAAGGACCAATGGACAAGTGTTGCTAGCATGCAAGACAGAAGAAGCACTTTGGGGGCTGCTGTATTAAACGGACTTCTGTATGCTGTGGGAGGATTTGATGGAAGTACAG GTCTGTCATCAGTAGAAGCCTATAATATGAAGACTAATGAATGGTTTCATGTAACTCCAATGAACACAAGGAGAAGTAGTGTTGGTGTAGGTGTAGTTGGAG GTATGCTGTATGCCGTCGGTGGCTATGATGGTGCATCACGTCAGTGCCTTAGTACAGTGGAGTGTTATAACTACAGTTCAAATGAATGGAGCTATGTTGCAGAGATGGGCACTAGACGTAGCGGAGCAG GTGTCGGTGTCTTAAACAACTTATTGTATGCAGTAGGTGGTCATGATGGTCCTTTAGTCAGAAAAAGTGTTGAGGTGTATGATCCCACCATCAACACATGGAAACAGGTTGCAGATATGAACATGTGTAGGAGAAATGCAG GGGTTTGTGCTGTCAATGGGCTCTTATATGTAGTTGGAGGAGATGATGGTTCCTGTAACTTGGCAACAGTGGAATATTATAACCCTACAACAGATAAGTGGACGGTGGTATCGTCATGTATGAGTACAGGAAGAAGCTATGCAG gtGTTACAGTTATTGACAAGCCATTGTGA